The following are encoded in a window of Citrobacter freundii genomic DNA:
- the pheT gene encoding phenylalanine--tRNA ligase subunit beta, translated as MKFSELWLREWVNPAIDSDALSNQITMAGLEVDGVEAVAGEFNGVVVGEVVECGQHPNADKLRVTKVNVGGDRLLDIVCGAPNCRQGLRVAVATIGAVLPGDFKIKAAKLRGEPSEGMLCSFSELGISDDHNGIIELPADAPIGTDIREYLKLDDNTIEISVTPNRADCLGIIGVARDVAVLNKAPLVEPEIVSVAATVDDVLPIQVEAVDACPRYLGRVVKGINVKAPTPLWMKEKLRRCGIRSIDAVVDVTNYVLLELGQPMHAFDKDRIEGGIVVRMAKEGETLVLLDGSEAKLNADTLVIADHNKALAMGGIFGGEHSGVNDETQNVLLECAFFSPLSITGRARRHGMHTDASHRYERGVDPALQHKAMERATRLLIDICGGEAGPVIDVTTEATLPKRATITLRRSKLDRLIGHHIADEQVSDILRRLGCDVTEGQDEWLAVAPSWRFDMSIEEDLVEEIARVYGYDNIPNTPIQAGLIMGTHREADLSLKRVKTMLNDKGYQEVITYSFVDPKVQALLHPGEEALLLPSPISIDMSAMRLSLWTGLLSTVVYNQNRQQNRVRIFETGLRFVPDTQANLGIRQDLMLAGAICGNRHDEHWNLAKEAVDFYDLKGDLEAVLDLTGKLGDIQFKAEANPALHPGQSAAIYLKGERIGFIGVVHPELERKLDLNGRTLVFELEWNKLADRVVPQAREVSRFPANRRDIAVVVAENVPAADILSECKKVGVNQVVGVNLFDVYRGKGVAEGYKSLAISLILQDTSRTLEEEEIAATVAKCVEALKERFQASLRD; from the coding sequence ATGAAATTCAGTGAACTGTGGTTACGCGAATGGGTAAACCCGGCAATTGATAGCGATGCGCTGTCAAACCAGATCACCATGGCGGGCCTCGAGGTCGACGGCGTTGAAGCCGTTGCCGGTGAATTTAACGGCGTAGTGGTCGGTGAAGTGGTTGAGTGCGGCCAGCACCCGAACGCAGACAAACTGCGTGTCACCAAAGTTAATGTGGGCGGCGATCGTCTGCTGGATATCGTCTGTGGCGCACCTAACTGCCGTCAGGGATTAAGAGTCGCCGTGGCGACCATCGGTGCCGTTCTGCCGGGCGACTTCAAGATTAAAGCCGCCAAACTGCGCGGTGAGCCGTCAGAAGGGATGCTGTGCTCGTTCTCTGAGCTGGGTATTTCCGATGATCATAACGGGATTATCGAACTGCCGGCGGATGCGCCGATTGGCACCGATATCCGCGAATACCTGAAGCTTGACGATAACACTATCGAAATCAGCGTTACGCCGAACCGCGCCGACTGCTTAGGCATCATCGGTGTTGCACGTGATGTTGCGGTACTGAACAAAGCCCCGCTGGTTGAACCGGAAATCGTCTCTGTGGCGGCGACAGTTGATGACGTGCTGCCAATCCAGGTTGAAGCCGTTGACGCCTGTCCGCGCTATCTGGGCCGTGTGGTTAAAGGTATCAATGTTAAAGCACCAACGCCGCTGTGGATGAAAGAGAAACTGCGTCGTTGCGGGATCCGTTCCATCGATGCCGTGGTTGATGTGACCAACTATGTACTGCTCGAACTGGGTCAGCCGATGCATGCGTTCGACAAAGACCGCATTGAAGGCGGAATTGTTGTGCGTATGGCAAAAGAGGGTGAGACCCTGGTATTGCTGGACGGCAGCGAAGCAAAACTGAATGCGGATACGCTGGTTATTGCTGACCACAACAAAGCGTTGGCAATGGGCGGCATCTTTGGCGGTGAGCACTCTGGTGTGAATGATGAGACGCAAAACGTCCTGCTGGAATGTGCGTTCTTCAGCCCGCTGTCCATTACGGGTCGCGCGCGTCGTCACGGTATGCACACCGATGCCTCTCACCGCTATGAGCGTGGCGTCGATCCGGCGCTGCAGCACAAAGCCATGGAGCGTGCAACGCGTCTGCTGATTGATATCTGCGGCGGCGAAGCCGGTCCGGTTATCGATGTGACGACCGAAGCCACGCTGCCAAAACGCGCAACCATTACGCTTCGTCGTAGCAAACTGGATCGTCTGATTGGCCATCATATTGCCGATGAGCAGGTGAGCGATATTCTGCGTCGTCTGGGTTGTGACGTGACGGAAGGCCAGGATGAGTGGCTGGCGGTTGCACCGAGCTGGCGTTTCGACATGTCGATTGAAGAAGACCTGGTCGAAGAAATTGCCCGCGTATACGGTTATGACAATATCCCGAATACGCCTATTCAGGCAGGCCTGATCATGGGGACGCATCGCGAAGCAGATTTATCGCTGAAGCGTGTCAAAACCATGCTCAATGATAAAGGCTACCAGGAAGTGATCACCTACAGCTTCGTCGACCCGAAAGTTCAGGCGTTGCTGCATCCGGGTGAAGAAGCGCTGTTGCTGCCAAGCCCAATCTCAATCGACATGTCGGCAATGCGTTTGTCCCTGTGGACCGGCTTGCTGTCTACGGTGGTGTATAACCAGAACCGTCAGCAGAACCGCGTGCGTATTTTCGAAACGGGTTTACGTTTTGTTCCCGATACCCAGGCTAACCTCGGGATCCGTCAGGATCTGATGTTGGCAGGTGCGATCTGCGGCAACCGTCATGATGAACACTGGAACCTGGCAAAAGAGGCCGTTGATTTCTATGATCTGAAAGGCGATCTGGAAGCGGTTCTCGACCTGACCGGTAAACTGGGTGACATTCAGTTCAAAGCTGAAGCCAATCCGGCATTACATCCGGGCCAGTCTGCGGCGATTTATCTGAAAGGTGAACGTATTGGTTTCATTGGGGTTGTTCATCCTGAGCTGGAACGTAAACTGGATCTGAACGGTCGCACTTTAGTGTTTGAACTGGAGTGGAACAAGCTCGCAGACCGCGTGGTGCCTCAGGCTCGTGAAGTTTCTCGCTTCCCGGCGAACCGCCGTGATATCGCCGTGGTGGTGGCAGAAAACGTTCCCGCTGCGGATATTTTATCCGAGTGTAAGAAAGTTGGCGTAAATCAGGTAGTTGGCGTAAACTTATTTGACGTGTACCGCGGTAAGGGTGTTGCGGAGGGTTATAAGAGCCTCGCTATCAGCCTGATCCTTCAGGATACCAGCCGTACACTTGAAGAAGAGGAGATTGCCGCTACCGTCGCCAAATGTGTAGAGGCATTAAAAGAGCGATTCCAGGCATCATTGAGGGATTGA
- the ihfA gene encoding integration host factor subunit alpha encodes MALTKAEMSEYLFDKLGLSKRDAKELVELFFEEIRRALENGEQVKLSGFGNFDLRDKNQRPGRNPKTGEDIPITARRVVTFRPGQKLKSRVENATPKEE; translated from the coding sequence ATGGCGCTTACAAAAGCTGAAATGTCAGAATATCTGTTTGATAAGCTTGGGCTTAGCAAGCGGGATGCCAAAGAACTGGTCGAGCTGTTTTTCGAAGAGATCCGTCGTGCTCTGGAAAATGGTGAGCAGGTAAAACTCTCTGGTTTTGGTAACTTCGATCTGCGTGATAAGAATCAACGCCCGGGACGTAACCCGAAAACGGGCGAAGATATTCCCATTACAGCACGGCGCGTGGTGACCTTCAGACCCGGACAGAAGTTAAAAAGTCGGGTCGAAAACGCAACGCCCAAAGAAGAGTGA
- the btuC gene encoding vitamin B12 ABC transporter permease BtuC — MLTFAHQQQRRNVRWILSLSALMLLATILSLCAGEQWIAPGNWFSARGDLFVWQIRLPRTLAVLLVGAALALSGAVMQALFENPLAEPGLLGVSNGAGVGLIAAVLLGQGQLPGWALGLCAIAGALIITLILLRFARRHLSTSRLLLAGVALGIICSALMTWAIYFSTSFDLRQLMYWMMGGFGGVDWQQAWLMVALLPVLLWICCQSQPMNMLALGETSARQLGLPLWFWRNLLVVATGWMVGVSVALAGAIGFIGLVIPHILRLCGLTDHRVLLPGCALAGAIALLLADVVARLVLASAELPIGVVTATMGAPVFIWLLLKSGR, encoded by the coding sequence ATGCTGACCTTCGCCCATCAACAACAGCGACGAAATGTACGCTGGATATTGTCTCTGTCAGCGCTGATGCTGCTGGCAACGATCCTCAGCCTGTGCGCAGGCGAACAGTGGATTGCGCCCGGCAACTGGTTTAGCGCCCGTGGCGATCTGTTCGTCTGGCAAATTCGACTTCCTCGTACGCTGGCCGTACTGCTGGTCGGTGCCGCGCTGGCGCTGTCCGGTGCTGTGATGCAGGCGCTGTTCGAAAACCCCTTAGCCGAACCAGGCCTGTTGGGCGTGTCTAACGGCGCAGGCGTTGGACTCATCGCCGCGGTGCTATTGGGGCAGGGCCAGTTACCCGGCTGGGCGCTGGGCCTGTGCGCGATTGCCGGGGCGCTGATCATCACGCTTATCCTTCTGCGTTTTGCCCGCCGCCACCTGTCGACCAGCCGTCTGCTGCTGGCGGGCGTGGCGCTGGGTATTATTTGTAGCGCCTTGATGACGTGGGCTATCTACTTCTCAACCTCTTTTGATCTGCGACAGTTAATGTACTGGATGATGGGCGGCTTTGGCGGTGTCGACTGGCAGCAGGCCTGGCTGATGGTCGCGCTACTGCCCGTTTTACTGTGGATTTGCTGTCAGTCGCAGCCGATGAATATGCTGGCGCTGGGGGAGACGTCTGCGCGCCAGCTAGGGCTGCCTTTATGGTTCTGGCGGAACCTGCTGGTGGTGGCCACCGGCTGGATGGTGGGGGTCAGCGTGGCGCTTGCTGGCGCCATTGGTTTTATCGGCCTGGTTATCCCGCATATTCTGCGACTGTGTGGATTAACCGATCATCGCGTATTGCTGCCTGGCTGTGCGCTGGCGGGGGCTATTGCATTACTGTTAGCGGATGTTGTGGCACGTCTGGTGCTGGCGTCGGCTGAACTGCCTATCGGCGTGGTAACGGCAACCATGGGTGCACCGGTATTTATCTGGTTATTGTTAAAATCCGGGCGCTAG